A genomic window from Nematostella vectensis chromosome 9, jaNemVect1.1, whole genome shotgun sequence includes:
- the LOC5512707 gene encoding LOW QUALITY PROTEIN: uncharacterized protein LOC5512707 (The sequence of the model RefSeq protein was modified relative to this genomic sequence to represent the inferred CDS: deleted 1 base in 1 codon) → MTLAQKTDVQIDGESFDLVRIPKATSKLVTQAKGTLMGSLDLASLVDDLGKLGSFVRLAYNGVAGNTEVQIKVQRVGYKVTKLADKSAVTVHRFKSASQSVLQELRGTYQYLLDGLEEMAVETLSLLADVASKMATAADELHTDFEAATEDVIEALEDTQRAKGGEEERKKKMEQERKEFEMRKRKAEVLQKSALEAEAKAEALYNEAQIREDKALDNQDKILKILSAIFTAGAAYCGNVGLVLAAKTVGDAVTSTEDNKEALDQAKTEKMRHLDDLQKQRDIRREALQQCIEFTERIKHCDDDESLAEVAAEALHNSVGALKSLSAIMMNAATFWRQMQLHCETLAKQDIQRLIEKAITLPEEKRIKVWTSTSFKTKAVQYYSKWVALDDVCGVYMHQIRDTRKDLYNYLQENYTVPQARKNVKRLAVMFADDLMKAQKEIDKKEFEASKEILALEAPPKN, encoded by the exons ATGACTCTAGCTCAGAAAACCGATGTTCAGATAGACGGTGAATCGTTTGACCTTGTGCGTATTCCAAAAGCGACTAGTAAGCTTGTAACGCAAGCTAAAGGTACGCTAATGGGATCTCTTGATCTCGCGAGCCTTGTGGACGACCTAGGGAAGCTAGGCAGCTTTGTTCGACTCGCCTACAACGGAGTAGCGGGAAACACAGAGGTTCAAATCAAGGTCCAACGAGTGGGCTACAAAGTGACAAAGCTCGCGGACAAATCTGCGGTTACTGTGCATCGTTTCAAGAGCGCATCGCAGAGCGTATTACAAGAGCTT AGGGGGACATATCAATATTTACTTGACGGACTGGAGGAAATGGCCGTTGAGACACTGTCGTTACTAGCTGATGTCGCGTCAAAGATGGCTACAGCGGCAGACGAGCTTCACACCGACTTTGAGGCAGCGACTGAGGATGTTATAGAGGCATTGGAGGATACCCAGAGAGCGAAAGGGGGAGAGGAGGAAcggaaaaagaaaatggaGCAAGAGAGGAAAGAGTTTGAAATGCGAAAGAGAAAAGCGGAAGTTCTGCAGAAGAGTGCTCTGGAGGCAGAGGCTAAAGCCGAGGCTCTTTACAATGAAGCTCAAATACGCGAGGACAAAGCGCTTGATAATCAAGACAAGATCCTTAAAATCTTATCAGCTATCTTTACTGCTGGTGCGGCATATTGCGGTAATGTAGGGCTAGTTCTGGCAGCCAAAACGGTAGGCGACGCCGTCACAAGCACAGAAGACAACAAGGAAGCTTTGGATCAGGCAAAAACAGAGAAAATGCGTCACTTGGACGACCTACAAAAACAGCGAGACATCAGACGAGAAGCGCTACAGCAGTGTATTGAGTTCACCGAGAGAATCAAGCATTGTGATGACGATGAGAGCCTGGCTGAAGTTGCCGCGGAAGCCCTACATAACTCCGTAGGCGCTCTCAAATCACTAAGCGCAATCATGATGAACGCCGCCACCTTTTGGCGCCAGATGCAACTACATTGCGAGACATTAGCCAAACAAGACATCCAGCGACTCATCGAGAAGGCCATAACGCTGCCGGAGGAAAAACGCATCAAGGTATGGACTTCGACATCGTTCAAGACCAAAGCGGTGCAGTATTACTCCAAGTGGGTTGCGCTGGATGATGTGTGCGGCGTCTATATGCATCAGATCCGCGACACCCGTAAGGACTTGTACAATTACTTGCAGGAAAACTATACAGTCCCGCAAGCTAGgaaaaatgtgaaaaggcTGGCAGTGATGTTTGCAGACGACCTGATGAAAGCTCAAAAGGAGATTGATAAGAAGGAATTTGAGGCCTCGAAAGAAATTTTAGCATTAGAGGCTCCTCCCAAAAACTAA
- the LOC5512708 gene encoding 60S ribosomal protein L8, with protein sequence MGRVIRGQRKGAGSIFTSHTKHRKGAANLRVHDYAERHGYIKGVVKEIIHDPGRGAPLAVVVFRDPYRYKLRKELFVATEGMYTGQFIYCGKKAALQIGNCLPVGIMPEGTIISSVEEKTGDRGRLARTSGNYATVISHNVEKKRTRVKLPSGIKKVIPSSNRALVGIVAGGGRIDKPMLKAGRAYHKYKAKRNCWPRVRGVAMNPVEHPHGGGNHQHIGHPSTVRRDTPAGRKVGLIAARRTGLLRGGQKILKGDKESE encoded by the exons ATGGGTCGTGTGATCCGAGGCCAACGAAAGGGTGCTGGCAGTATTTTTACGTCTCATACAAAACACAGAAAGGGGGCTGCCAACCTCAGGGTTCATGACTATGCCGAGAGACATGGATACATCAAGGGTGTAGTGAAGGAGATTATCCACGACCCTGGTCGAGGTGCTCCTCTAGCTGTAGTAGTTTTCCGTGACCCTTATCGTTACAAGCTCCGCAAGGAATTGTTTGTTGCCACTGAGGGCATGTACACTGGTCAGTTCATCTACTGTGGCAAAAAAG CTGCTCTTCAGATTGGTAACTGCCTCCCTGTCGGCATTATGCCCGAGGGTACCATCATCAGCAGTGTGGAGGAAAAGACTGGCGACCGTGGCAGACTTGCAAGGACCTCTGGGAACTATGCCACTGTGATCTCTCACAATGTTGAGAAGAAGCGTACCCGTGTTAAGCTTCCGTCTGGCATCAAGAAGGTCATCCCCTCCTCAAACAGGGCCTTGGTCGGTATTGTTGCTGGTGGTGGCCGTATTGACAAGCCCATGCTCAAAGCTGGCCGTGCCTACCACAAGTACAAGGCCAAGAGGAACTGCTGGCCACGTGTCCGTGGTGTGGCTATGAAC CCTGTTGAACATCCTCACGGTGGTGGTAACCATCAACATATTGGTCACCCCTCAACTGTCAGACGTGACACTCCTGCCGGTCGCAAGGTCGGTCTTATCGCTGCTAGACGTACTGGTCTGTTGCGTGGTGGACAGAAGATCCTCAAGGGAGACAAAGAAAGCGAGTAG
- the LOC5512682 gene encoding uncharacterized protein LOC5512682 has protein sequence MFAFIISLLCSAYFILSLVTVALVIYIVSRHAEFEETMSLVRLSSTCFDAVQAALRSLREGDAQSASKTLRSIRQDAFMLKLQSTLLRNSLESEERRCQRRVESLVRQVNSLHSEETMLNNRKKDLAIKKAAQKTAKQEHAKNKQSARRRADEARAKQREAEQKLDEVKSMWWVPVVGQVLLVRELLEDNSTRAKAAYSDVTKHEIDAERADSEIRRAESKIREVNEKLDDIASRVRHLKVEQDRSHKELGDTRSTTAFVMQAVAFWEELIELTNSATLSTTHLQRIVDKAATRNTVRILGSGGTRTIVRSFRDCWMEVAETVYSGHGFVSFTLNNASLHKGFSQRHSLLPIKKKNRE, from the exons ATGTTCGCTTTCATAATAAGCCTTTTATGCTCAGCATATTTCATATTAAGCCTAGTTACAGTAGCTTTGGTAATTTATATCGTGTCAAGGCACGCAGAATTCGAGGAAACAATGTCGTTAGTTCGCTTGAGTTCAACATGTTTTGATGCAGTTCAAGCTGCGTTAAGATCATTGAGAGAAGGAGATGCCCAATCAGCCTCGAAGACACTTCGCTCGATCCGACAAGACGCGTTCATGCTGAAGCTACAATCAACCCTCCTGCGAAATTCTCTGGAGTCCGAAGAGAGAAGGTGTCAAAGAAGAGTGGAAAGTTTGGTCCGACAGGTGAATAGTTTACACTCAGAGGAAACAATGCTGAATAATAGGAAGAAGGATTTAGCGATCAAGAAGGCAGCTCAAAAAACGGCTAAACAGGAGCAtgccaaaaataaacaatccGCTAGAAGAAGAGCGGATGAGGCGAGGGCCAAGCAGCGCGAAGCTGAACAAAAGTTAGACGAGGTTAAGTCGATGTGGTGGGTCCCTGTTGTTGGTCAAGTATTGCTAGTTCGCGAGCTGCTGGAAGATAACTCAACGAGAGCGAAGGCAGCTTACAGTGACGTGACAAAGCACGAGATAGATGCCGAAAGAGCTGACAGCGAAATACGGAGGGCCGAGTCGAAAATCAGAGAG GTCAACGAGAAGCTTGATGACATCGCCAGCAGAGTGCGGCATCTAAAAGTAGAGCAAGATAGATCTCACAAGGAACTCGGAGATACTCGGAGCACGACCGCGTTCGTAATGCAAGCTGTTGCGTTCTGGGAGGAACTCATCGAGCTTACAAATTCAGCCACGCTTTCAACCACTCACCTGCAAAGGATTGTGGATAAAGCGGCCACAAGGAACACTGTGCGGATACTTGGAAGTGGTGGAACCCGAACGATTGTGCGCTCATTTAGGGACTGCTGGATGGAGGTGGCCGAGACAGTTTACTCTGGCCATGGTTTCGTTTCATTTACATTGAACAACGCATCCCTCCATAAAGGTTTTAGTCAACGGCATTCCCTGCtaccaattaaaaaaaaaaacagagaataG